In the Pseudomonas orientalis genome, one interval contains:
- a CDS encoding purine-cytosine permease family protein: MVTTATSSAPLIEKHTIGYVPPEDRHGKVRDLFTLWFGGNIAPLPIVTGALGVQLFHLNLVWGIVAILVGHLVGGVLMALHSAQGPQMGIPQMIQSRAQFGSLGALLVVVIAGVMYIGFFASNIVLAGKSLHGVVDAVPVPVGIVIGAIGSGIIGIIGYRFIHVLNRIGTWVLGAGIVLGFGYIFTHVQTSDFLTRGSFNISGWLATVSLAALWQIAFAPYVSDYSRYLPADVPVAATFWTTYLGSALGSSLAFIFGAVAVLATPVGMDTMEAVKLATGSIGPLMLVLFLLSVISHNALNLYGAVLSIITLVQTFAYRWIPTAKSRAVISIVVLVACAIAAVFASKDFIGHFVDMVLVLLVVLVPWTAINLIDFYAIHKGQYDIASIFRVDGGIYGKYNPQALLAYAVGIAVQIPFMNTPLYVGPISEHINGADLSWVVGLVVTSPLYFWLASRDSAYKRRMEGGKLVSGV, encoded by the coding sequence ATGGTCACCACTGCAACATCCTCCGCCCCGCTTATCGAAAAACACACGATTGGATACGTGCCCCCGGAAGATCGCCATGGAAAGGTAAGAGACCTGTTCACCCTGTGGTTCGGCGGCAACATCGCGCCGCTGCCGATCGTCACCGGCGCCCTGGGTGTGCAGCTGTTCCACCTCAACCTGGTGTGGGGCATCGTCGCCATCCTCGTCGGCCACTTGGTCGGCGGCGTGTTGATGGCGCTGCACTCGGCCCAGGGCCCGCAGATGGGCATTCCGCAAATGATCCAGAGTCGTGCCCAGTTCGGCTCCCTTGGCGCGCTGTTGGTGGTGGTGATCGCCGGCGTGATGTACATCGGCTTCTTCGCCTCCAATATTGTGCTGGCCGGTAAGTCCCTGCACGGCGTGGTCGATGCGGTACCGGTGCCGGTCGGCATTGTGATTGGCGCCATTGGCTCCGGGATCATTGGCATCATCGGCTATCGCTTCATTCATGTACTCAATCGGATTGGCACCTGGGTGCTGGGCGCCGGCATCGTGCTGGGCTTCGGCTACATCTTTACCCATGTGCAGACCAGCGACTTTTTGACCCGTGGCAGCTTCAACATTTCCGGTTGGCTGGCCACCGTGTCCCTGGCCGCGCTGTGGCAGATCGCTTTTGCGCCGTACGTCTCGGATTACTCGCGCTACCTGCCGGCCGATGTGCCCGTCGCCGCAACCTTCTGGACCACTTACCTGGGATCGGCCCTGGGTTCGAGCCTGGCGTTCATCTTCGGCGCCGTCGCCGTGCTTGCGACGCCTGTCGGCATGGACACCATGGAGGCGGTCAAGCTCGCCACCGGTTCCATCGGCCCCTTGATGCTGGTGCTGTTTCTGCTCAGCGTAATCAGCCACAACGCTCTCAATCTGTACGGCGCGGTGCTGTCGATCATCACCCTGGTGCAGACCTTCGCCTACCGCTGGATCCCCACGGCGAAAAGCCGCGCGGTGATCTCGATTGTGGTGCTGGTGGCCTGCGCAATTGCGGCGGTATTCGCCTCCAAGGACTTCATCGGCCACTTCGTCGACATGGTGCTGGTGCTGCTCGTGGTGCTGGTGCCGTGGACCGCGATCAACCTGATCGACTTCTACGCGATCCACAAAGGTCAATACGACATCGCCTCGATCTTCCGCGTGGATGGCGGCATCTACGGCAAGTACAACCCCCAGGCGCTGCTGGCGTATGCGGTGGGGATCGCGGTGCAGATTCCGTTCATGAACACGCCGCTGTACGTGGGACCGATTTCCGAACACATCAACGGCGCGGACCTGTCGTGGGTGGTGGGATTGGTGGTGACGTCGCCGTTGTACTTCTGGTTGGCGAGTCGGGACAGTGCGTATAAGCGTCGGATGGAGGGAGGGAAGTTGGTGAGTGGGGTTTGA
- a CDS encoding PAS domain-containing sensor histidine kinase → MPAESLFDNAACALAVTRQDGTIVQANQRLSDWLGLGAAELIGQRFQDLLTMGGRIFYQTHLAPMLRMHGGVNEVKLDIRHRDGHKVTVLLNAHKREQNDEVVYDLALFGTTDRDKYERELLNARKLAEALLQEKTATEQALHQAQAELREAYAIAQQRALFAEQMVAIVSHDLKNPLTAIRMASDFLRRGERTPKEQQLLGHIGQSSERAQRMIADLLDFTQARVGHGITIRAQPLDLHSVIHRAVDELRVAFPRATLVHQAEGRGDACLDADRVQQVIGNLVANSVAYGDLQQPITVTSRLGARGAEVSVHNYGAAIPEALLAVLFEPMTRGTHQGSDVRSVGLGLYIVRELARVHGGDVAVNSCATRGTTFSVTFQAGTPHLA, encoded by the coding sequence GTGCCGGCTGAGTCGCTGTTCGACAATGCCGCCTGTGCCCTGGCGGTAACCCGGCAAGACGGCACGATTGTGCAGGCCAATCAGCGCTTGAGCGACTGGCTCGGCCTCGGCGCGGCCGAACTGATCGGGCAACGCTTTCAAGACCTGCTGACCATGGGCGGGCGGATTTTCTACCAGACCCATCTGGCGCCGATGCTGCGCATGCATGGCGGCGTCAACGAGGTAAAGCTCGACATTCGCCATCGAGACGGCCACAAAGTGACCGTGCTGCTCAACGCCCATAAACGTGAACAGAACGACGAGGTGGTGTACGACCTGGCGCTGTTCGGCACCACCGACCGCGACAAGTACGAGCGCGAGCTGCTCAATGCACGCAAGCTGGCCGAAGCGCTGCTTCAGGAAAAAACCGCCACCGAACAGGCGCTGCACCAGGCCCAGGCCGAATTGCGCGAGGCCTATGCCATTGCCCAGCAACGCGCGTTGTTCGCCGAACAGATGGTGGCGATTGTCAGCCACGACTTGAAGAACCCCCTGACCGCGATCCGCATGGCGTCCGATTTTCTCCGACGCGGCGAGCGCACACCCAAGGAGCAGCAGTTGCTTGGGCATATCGGTCAGTCGTCCGAACGTGCCCAGCGCATGATCGCCGACCTGCTGGACTTCACCCAGGCCAGGGTTGGTCACGGCATCACCATCCGCGCCCAACCGCTGGATTTGCACAGTGTGATTCATCGCGCCGTGGACGAACTGCGGGTGGCCTTCCCCAGGGCCACGCTGGTGCACCAAGCCGAGGGCCGTGGCGATGCGTGCCTGGATGCCGACCGTGTGCAGCAGGTGATCGGCAACCTGGTCGCCAATAGCGTGGCCTACGGTGACCTGCAACAGCCGATCACTGTCACCTCGCGCCTGGGTGCCAGGGGCGCCGAGGTGTCGGTGCACAACTACGGCGCGGCGATTCCCGAGGCGTTGCTGGCCGTACTGTTCGAGCCCATGACCCGCGGCACCCACCAGGGCAGTGATGTACGCAGCGTGGGCCTGGGCCTGTATATCGTGCGCGAACTGGCCAGGGTGCACGGCGGCGATGTGGCGGTGAACTCTTGCGCGACGCGCGGCACCACCTTCAGCGTGACGTTCCAGGCAGGTACGCCGCACCTTGCATGA
- the dapF gene encoding diaminopimelate epimerase, with protein sequence MTLPFVKMHAHGDDFIIIDRRGQHNPITPEIARRLGDRHTGIGFNQLAVILDCDDAAARVQFWNTDGTPLQTCGSATRGVADRLMHETGAHAIVLRTDRGLLTCVRVSGQRVSIDMGAPSLEWAGVPLARAMDTRVLPIDGEPAACGMGNPHCTFFVDDIAVVDVEAVGPALERHPLFPAKTNVHFVQVLDRNRIRLRIWERGGGVPLGSGSCCCAAVVNGVRRGLLDDKVEVECDGGTLTVQWDGQGGVVLTGSVEPIMQGAAYLPGTSR encoded by the coding sequence ATGACTTTACCCTTTGTGAAGATGCACGCCCACGGCGACGACTTCATCATCATCGACCGCCGTGGCCAGCATAACCCCATTACCCCGGAGATCGCCCGGCGCCTGGGTGATCGGCACACCGGTATCGGTTTCAATCAGCTCGCCGTGATCCTCGACTGCGACGATGCCGCCGCCCGCGTGCAGTTCTGGAACACCGACGGCACACCCCTGCAAACCTGCGGCAGCGCGACACGCGGCGTGGCTGACCGGCTGATGCATGAAACAGGCGCCCACGCCATCGTGCTGCGTACCGACCGAGGGTTGCTGACGTGCGTGCGCGTCAGTGGCCAGCGGGTCTCGATCGACATGGGCGCGCCTTCATTGGAATGGGCCGGCGTGCCGCTGGCCAGGGCGATGGACACCCGCGTGCTGCCTATCGACGGGGAGCCGGCCGCTTGCGGCATGGGCAATCCGCATTGTACGTTTTTCGTGGACGACATCGCCGTCGTCGATGTCGAAGCCGTGGGACCGGCCCTGGAACGTCACCCGCTGTTCCCGGCCAAAACCAATGTGCATTTTGTCCAGGTGCTCGACCGCAACCGCATCCGTCTGCGCATCTGGGAGCGCGGCGGTGGCGTGCCGTTGGGCTCCGGGTCGTGTTGCTGCGCGGCGGTGGTCAATGGCGTCAGGCGCGGGTTGCTCGATGACAAAGTGGAAGTGGAATGCGACGGCGGCACGCTGACGGTGCAATGGGACGGGCAGGGCGGGGTGGTGCTCACGGGCAGCGTCGAGCCGATCATGCAAGGTGCGGCGTACCTGCCTGGAACGTCACGCTGA
- the argE gene encoding acetylornithine deacetylase translates to MSRSRDLLQTLVGFDTTSRESNLQLIEFVRDYLAGFGVASELIYNESRNKANLFASVGPVALPGIVLSGHTDVVPVDGQPWTLPPFQLTERDGKLYGRGTADMKGYIACVLALVPELVKAPLRLPVHIALSYDEEVGCLGVRSLLGVLAQRPVKPMLCMIGEPTELKPVLGHKGKLAMRCDVHGQACHSAYAPSGVNAIEHAAELIGELGRIGQRLRAHQDPRFDPPFSTVQTGVISGGKALNIVPADCRFDFEIRALPSTDPGEVAEALQAYAMHEVLPRMQAVSRQSSIQFTELSAYPGLVTDERSQAAELIAAFSGSREFGTVAFGTEGGLFDAVGIPTVVCGPGSMGQGHKPDEFVSLQQLRGCDAMLQRMLDWLRI, encoded by the coding sequence ATGAGCCGCAGCCGCGACCTTCTGCAGACGCTGGTGGGGTTCGATACCACCAGCCGCGAATCCAACCTGCAGTTGATCGAGTTCGTGCGCGATTACCTGGCGGGCTTCGGCGTGGCCAGTGAGTTGATCTACAACGAATCGCGCAACAAGGCCAACCTGTTTGCCAGCGTCGGCCCGGTTGCGCTGCCCGGCATTGTGCTGTCGGGGCATACCGACGTGGTGCCGGTGGACGGGCAACCCTGGACGCTGCCACCGTTTCAACTGACCGAGCGTGACGGCAAGCTGTACGGCCGTGGCACCGCCGACATGAAGGGCTATATCGCCTGCGTGCTGGCGCTGGTGCCGGAACTGGTCAAGGCGCCGTTGCGCCTGCCGGTGCACATCGCCCTGTCTTACGACGAAGAAGTCGGCTGCCTCGGTGTGCGCTCGCTGCTTGGCGTGCTGGCGCAACGTCCGGTGAAGCCGATGCTGTGCATGATCGGCGAGCCGACCGAGCTCAAACCGGTGCTCGGCCACAAGGGCAAACTGGCGATGCGCTGCGATGTGCATGGGCAGGCGTGTCACTCGGCGTATGCGCCCTCGGGGGTGAATGCGATCGAGCATGCCGCCGAGTTGATCGGCGAACTGGGGCGCATCGGCCAACGCTTGCGCGCGCACCAGGACCCACGCTTCGACCCGCCGTTCAGCACCGTGCAAACCGGGGTGATCAGCGGCGGCAAGGCCCTGAATATCGTGCCGGCCGATTGCCGGTTTGATTTTGAAATACGTGCCCTGCCCTCGACGGATCCGGGTGAAGTGGCCGAGGCGTTGCAAGCCTACGCCATGCACGAGGTACTGCCACGCATGCAGGCCGTGAGCCGGCAGAGTTCGATCCAATTCACCGAGTTGTCGGCCTACCCGGGCCTGGTCACCGATGAGCGCAGCCAGGCCGCCGAGCTGATTGCGGCGTTTTCAGGTTCCAGGGAGTTTGGCACCGTGGCGTTTGGTACCGAAGGCGGGCTGTTTGATGCAGTGGGCATTCCCACCGTGGTGTGCGGGCCGGGGAGCATGGGTCAGGGGCACAAGCCGGATGAATTCGTGAGCCTGCAACAGCTCCGCGGCTGCGACGCAATGCTGCAGCGGATGCTGGACTGGCTACGCATCTGA
- a CDS encoding alpha/beta fold hydrolase, protein MDLRHRNNVRVMGHGSSTLVFSHGFGCNQAMWNALAPHFRERFRVVLYDLVGAGLSALSAFDKDKYSTLNGYARDLNEIIDACAEGPVILVGHSVSAMIGTLADRLAPGRVAAHVMIGPSPRYIDTDDYVGGFKRDDIDDLLDTLDSNYLGWSSSMAPVIMGAPEQPELSAELTASFCRTEPDIAKQFARVTFLSDNRHDVIGLTTPVLILQSSDDLIAPVAVGEYLHSVLPNSTYHLVDNIGHCPHMSAPQACAAAMDRFLAPWAAASAG, encoded by the coding sequence ATGGACCTACGTCACCGCAACAATGTCAGAGTGATGGGCCACGGCTCTTCGACTTTGGTGTTTTCCCATGGCTTCGGCTGCAACCAGGCGATGTGGAACGCCCTGGCGCCGCATTTTCGCGAACGCTTCCGCGTGGTCCTGTATGACTTGGTCGGTGCTGGCCTGTCGGCCCTCAGCGCGTTCGATAAAGACAAATACAGCACGTTGAACGGCTATGCCCGCGATCTCAACGAAATTATCGACGCCTGCGCCGAAGGCCCGGTAATTCTGGTGGGGCACTCGGTCAGTGCAATGATCGGCACCCTGGCTGACCGCCTTGCGCCGGGGCGAGTCGCGGCGCATGTGATGATTGGCCCGTCGCCGCGCTATATCGACACCGACGACTATGTCGGCGGCTTCAAGCGCGACGACATCGACGACCTGCTCGACACCCTCGACAGCAACTACCTCGGCTGGTCCAGCAGCATGGCACCGGTGATCATGGGCGCCCCGGAACAACCGGAACTGAGCGCCGAACTGACCGCGAGTTTCTGCCGCACCGAGCCCGACATCGCCAAGCAATTTGCCCGGGTAACCTTTCTGTCGGACAACCGCCACGATGTGATCGGCCTGACCACGCCCGTACTGATCCTGCAGTCGAGCGACGACTTGATCGCGCCCGTGGCCGTTGGCGAATACCTGCACAGCGTGTTGCCCAACAGCACTTATCACCTGGTGGACAATATCGGCCATTGCCCGCACATGAGTGCGCCCCAGGCGTGCGCGGCGGCCATGGATCGGTTCCTGGCGCCGTGGGCAGCCGCCAGTGCCGGCTGA
- a CDS encoding AAA family ATPase: protein MLIVFSGLPGTGKTTIARELARRMGAVYLRIDVIEQALRGSGVLAGDVGASGYGVANALALSNLRVGQRVIADCVNPVRESREAWRAVALAAGIELVDIQVVCSDQQEHRRRVESREGDIPGLLPPTWPSVLAHEYEAWDTPPFTLDTAALTSEQASTAAHVYLSSMGAVER, encoded by the coding sequence ATGCTTATCGTATTCAGCGGCCTGCCCGGCACCGGCAAGACCACGATTGCCAGGGAGCTGGCACGCCGGATGGGCGCGGTTTATCTGCGCATCGATGTAATCGAACAAGCGCTGCGCGGGTCTGGCGTACTGGCGGGCGATGTGGGTGCCAGCGGCTATGGGGTGGCGAATGCGCTGGCCTTGAGTAATTTGCGTGTGGGCCAGCGAGTGATCGCCGACTGTGTGAACCCGGTAAGGGAAAGCCGCGAGGCTTGGCGGGCCGTGGCCCTGGCGGCTGGCATCGAACTGGTCGATATTCAGGTGGTGTGTTCCGATCAGCAGGAGCATCGGCGCCGAGTGGAAAGCCGTGAGGGCGATATCCCAGGCCTGCTGCCGCCGACTTGGCCATCGGTGCTGGCGCATGAGTATGAAGCTTGGGACACGCCGCCATTCACGCTTGATACGGCAGCGTTAACGTCCGAACAGGCCAGCACCGCAGCCCATGTCTATCTGTCGAGTATGGGAGCCGTTGAGCGTTAG
- a CDS encoding flavin-containing monooxygenase gives MPKLNPTASRKDRHMTQSITKTDTLVVGAGQAGVAMSEHLSKHGVPHLVLERSRIAERWRTGRWDSLVANGPAWHDRFPGLAFDDVAPDGFAPKERVADYFEAYARKFNAPIRTGVEVTSVVRNEGRPGFTVHTSEGVIEANRVVAATGPFQKPVIPAIAPQDSALHQIHSADYRNPAQLPAGAVLVVGAGSSGVQIADELQRAGRQVYLSVGAHDRPPRAYRQRDFCWWLGVLGEWDQAAMKPGREHVTIAVSGAHGGKTIDFRELAQQGMTLVGLTQSFNGNVATFQPNLVDNLARGDENYLALLDAADAYIERNGLDLPLEPDARRVFPDADCIKHPILELDLAQAGITSIIWATGFAVDYSWLQVDAFDAAGKPRHQRGVSSEAGIYFLGLPWQSRRGSSFIWGVWHDAKYVADHIAIQRQYLEYREPAALVRPSPVSA, from the coding sequence ATGCCCAAGCTGAATCCAACTGCATCACGCAAGGACAGACACATGACTCAATCGATAACAAAAACAGACACCCTCGTGGTGGGCGCCGGCCAGGCCGGCGTGGCCATGAGCGAGCATTTGAGCAAGCACGGCGTGCCGCACCTGGTGCTCGAGCGCAGCCGCATCGCCGAGCGTTGGCGCACCGGACGCTGGGACTCGTTGGTGGCCAACGGGCCGGCCTGGCATGACCGCTTTCCCGGCCTGGCATTCGATGATGTCGCGCCCGACGGTTTCGCGCCCAAGGAGCGCGTGGCGGATTACTTCGAAGCCTATGCGCGCAAGTTCAATGCGCCGATTCGCACGGGCGTGGAAGTCACTTCGGTGGTGCGCAATGAAGGCCGCCCGGGCTTTACCGTGCACACCAGTGAAGGCGTGATCGAAGCCAACCGCGTGGTGGCCGCCACCGGGCCGTTCCAGAAGCCGGTGATTCCGGCCATCGCGCCGCAAGACAGCGCGCTGCACCAGATCCATTCCGCCGACTACCGCAACCCCGCGCAACTGCCGGCAGGTGCCGTGCTGGTGGTGGGCGCCGGTTCTTCCGGGGTGCAGATCGCCGATGAATTGCAGCGCGCCGGTCGCCAGGTGTACCTGTCGGTCGGCGCCCATGACCGTCCGCCTCGCGCCTATCGCCAGCGGGATTTCTGCTGGTGGCTGGGGGTGCTGGGCGAGTGGGACCAGGCCGCGATGAAACCTGGCCGTGAGCACGTGACCATCGCCGTCAGCGGCGCCCATGGCGGCAAGACCATCGATTTTCGTGAGCTGGCCCAGCAGGGCATGACCCTGGTCGGCCTCACCCAGTCCTTCAATGGCAACGTGGCGACGTTCCAGCCCAACCTGGTGGACAACCTGGCCCGTGGCGACGAGAACTACCTGGCCCTGCTGGATGCGGCCGATGCCTACATCGAGCGCAACGGCCTCGACCTGCCCCTGGAGCCCGACGCCCGCCGCGTATTCCCGGATGCCGACTGCATCAAGCATCCGATACTGGAACTGGACCTGGCCCAGGCCGGCATTACCTCGATCATCTGGGCCACCGGCTTTGCCGTGGACTACAGCTGGCTCCAGGTGGATGCGTTCGACGCGGCCGGCAAGCCCCGGCACCAGCGCGGGGTCTCCAGCGAGGCCGGGATTTATTTCCTGGGGCTGCCCTGGCAGTCGCGCCGTGGCTCGTCGTTTATCTGGGGCGTGTGGCACGACGCCAAGTACGTGGCTGACCACATCGCCATCCAGCGTCAATACCTTGAGTATCGCGAACCCGCCGCGCTGGTTCGTCCGTCCCCTGTCAGCGCCTGA
- a CDS encoding RidA family protein translates to MPTHTRIRMFNTKQTYPNQSLDNDLCQAVRAGNTVYVRGQVGTDFEGRLVGLGDPRAQAEQAMKNVKQLLEEAGSDLSHIVKTTTYLIDPRYREPVYQEVGKWLKGVFPISTGLVVSALGQPQWLMEIDVIAVIPE, encoded by the coding sequence ATGCCTACTCACACCCGTATTCGCATGTTCAACACCAAGCAAACCTACCCCAACCAGAGCCTGGACAATGACCTGTGCCAGGCCGTGCGCGCCGGCAATACTGTGTATGTGCGCGGTCAGGTGGGCACTGATTTCGAGGGCCGACTGGTGGGCCTTGGTGACCCGCGGGCCCAGGCCGAACAGGCGATGAAAAACGTCAAGCAGTTGCTCGAGGAAGCGGGTTCCGACCTGTCGCATATCGTCAAGACCACCACCTACCTGATCGACCCGCGCTACCGCGAACCGGTGTATCAGGAAGTCGGCAAGTGGCTCAAGGGCGTGTTCCCGATCTCCACCGGGCTGGTGGTCTCGGCCCTGGGCCAGCCGCAGTGGCTGATGGAAATCGATGTGATCGCGGTTATCCCGGAATAA
- a CDS encoding DUF1028 domain-containing protein, whose amino-acid sequence MTFSIVGRCPDTGQLGIAISSSSIAVGARCPWLRPGVGAVSTQNITLPALGPEVLDLLEQGLPPADAIDTALTRNGYSQYRQLTAIDHLGRSVHFSGSETLGTHNALSGEQCVAAGNMLADRGVIEAMVQAFEHAEGQLADRLLAAMHATIAAGGEAGPVHSAALVVVGELTWPIINLRVDWADEAPIAELQTLWNAYRPQVQDYIDRALAPDRSPGYGVAGDER is encoded by the coding sequence ATGACCTTTTCAATCGTCGGCCGCTGCCCGGACACCGGCCAGTTGGGCATCGCCATCAGCTCATCAAGCATCGCCGTGGGCGCCCGCTGCCCATGGCTGCGCCCGGGGGTGGGCGCGGTGTCCACCCAGAACATCACCTTGCCGGCCCTCGGCCCCGAAGTGCTCGATTTGCTCGAGCAAGGCCTCCCGCCTGCCGATGCCATCGACACCGCCTTGACGCGCAACGGCTACAGTCAATACCGGCAACTCACCGCGATCGATCACCTGGGCCGCAGCGTGCATTTCAGCGGCAGCGAAACCCTGGGCACCCACAATGCCCTGTCGGGCGAGCAATGCGTGGCGGCGGGCAATATGCTCGCTGACCGAGGGGTGATCGAAGCGATGGTCCAGGCCTTCGAACACGCCGAAGGCCAGTTGGCCGACCGCTTGCTGGCGGCCATGCATGCCACCATCGCCGCCGGCGGCGAAGCCGGGCCGGTGCATTCGGCCGCGCTGGTGGTGGTGGGCGAACTGACCTGGCCGATCATCAACTTGCGCGTGGACTGGGCCGATGAAGCGCCCATAGCTGAACTGCAAACCCTCTGGAACGCGTACCGCCCGCAAGTGCAGGACTATATCGACCGCGCCCTCGCGCCCGACCGCTCGCCCGGCTACGGCGTGGCCGGGGACGAGCGATGA
- a CDS encoding LysR substrate-binding domain-containing protein, which translates to MAAYNLRQLRYFVTTADCGSVAEASRKLYIAQPSVSTAIKQLEDSFGVQLFIRHHAQGVSLTPSGARFYRKALELLRVAHEFEQNALADNDVVAGQIDIGCFETVAPLYLPRLIAGFKARWPGVEIRIRDGEQQELVQALTAGTIDVAMLFEHDLGGSIETIPLMPPQQPYALLPADHRFARQAKVSLADLVLEPMILLDVLPSRTYFVSIFEERGLTPNIVFSSPSIEMVRGMVGRGFGFSILVTKPFSEYTYDGQKVVCIPLMETVTGSGLSAVWLKRAPLTKPVQLFVDYCREELARLLG; encoded by the coding sequence ATGGCTGCCTACAACCTGCGCCAACTCAGATATTTCGTCACCACGGCCGACTGCGGCAGTGTCGCCGAGGCGTCGCGCAAGCTGTATATCGCCCAGCCGTCGGTTTCCACCGCGATCAAGCAGCTCGAAGACAGTTTCGGGGTGCAGCTGTTTATCCGGCATCACGCTCAGGGCGTGTCTCTGACCCCCAGCGGCGCGCGGTTCTATCGCAAGGCGCTGGAGCTGTTGCGGGTGGCCCATGAGTTCGAACAGAACGCCTTGGCCGACAATGATGTGGTAGCCGGGCAGATCGATATCGGCTGCTTTGAAACCGTGGCGCCGCTGTACCTGCCGCGTTTGATCGCCGGCTTCAAGGCGCGTTGGCCGGGGGTGGAGATCCGTATACGCGATGGTGAACAACAGGAGCTGGTGCAGGCGCTGACCGCCGGCACCATCGACGTGGCGATGCTGTTCGAACACGATCTGGGCGGTTCCATCGAAACCATCCCCTTGATGCCGCCGCAGCAGCCGTACGCGTTGTTGCCGGCCGATCATCGCTTTGCGCGGCAGGCCAAAGTGTCGTTGGCAGACCTGGTACTGGAACCGATGATTCTGCTGGACGTGCTGCCCAGCCGGACCTACTTCGTGAGCATCTTTGAAGAACGCGGGTTGACGCCGAATATCGTGTTCAGCTCGCCGTCGATCGAGATGGTGCGCGGGATGGTGGGGCGGGGGTTCGGGTTTTCGATATTGGTGACCAAACCGTTCAGCGAGTACACCTATGATGGGCAGAAGGTGGTGTGTATTCCGTTGATGGAAACTGTCACCGGCTCCGGGTTGTCGGCCGTGTGGCTCAAGCGCGCACCGCTGACCAAACCGGTGCAGTTGTTCGTCGATTACTGCCGCGAAGAACTGGCACGATTACTCGGATAA
- a CDS encoding TPM domain-containing protein — MMVILRQSVLSMLVLVLASLSITARADTSPIGVALDQRVIDLTNTLDTDSVQRLKRQLADLEQRKGAQVAVLLVPSTGDTGIEDYANQLFRAWKLGRKDVDDGILLVVAKNDHTLRIEVGYGLEGTVTDLLAHRIIEERITPAFRQGDFAGGVQQGVDALTVLVEGGDLPEVAERGINPQFIALLAAFVLGGPLGVLLAAGKLHWRKALIAAVAAALLLTLLGGGREWPMFLFIIPFTLLIGGALFGALWQVRALFYGVIGLLVYIAALVVADRYVDVSFIHWLLWPVCVLVVLGLYLVLLMIMRQTWRASRTGFVVRLVAAVVVYGVAGLVIDHGRDGWLLAFPIASFVALILFGKVGEGSGSGSSGGSGSSSSSSSSSSGSSGGGGSSGGGGASGSW; from the coding sequence ATGATGGTGATTCTGCGGCAATCGGTCTTGAGCATGTTGGTCCTGGTACTCGCCAGCCTGTCGATCACCGCCAGGGCCGACACCTCGCCTATCGGCGTTGCGCTTGACCAGCGGGTCATTGACCTGACCAACACCCTCGACACGGACAGCGTCCAGCGCCTCAAGCGGCAACTGGCCGACCTGGAGCAGCGCAAAGGCGCGCAAGTCGCCGTATTGCTGGTGCCCAGCACCGGTGATACCGGCATCGAAGACTATGCCAACCAACTGTTCCGCGCCTGGAAGCTGGGGCGCAAGGACGTCGATGACGGCATCCTGCTGGTAGTGGCCAAGAACGACCACACCCTGCGCATCGAAGTGGGCTACGGGCTGGAAGGCACGGTCACCGACCTGCTGGCCCATCGCATCATCGAAGAGCGCATCACCCCCGCTTTTCGCCAAGGTGACTTTGCCGGCGGTGTTCAACAGGGCGTGGACGCGCTGACGGTGCTGGTGGAGGGCGGCGACCTGCCCGAAGTGGCCGAGCGCGGGATCAACCCGCAATTCATCGCGCTGCTGGCGGCGTTCGTTCTGGGTGGCCCGCTGGGTGTGCTGCTCGCCGCCGGCAAGTTACATTGGCGCAAGGCCTTGATCGCCGCGGTGGCGGCCGCGCTGTTGCTGACGCTGCTGGGCGGCGGGCGGGAATGGCCGATGTTTCTGTTTATCATACCGTTCACCTTGTTGATCGGCGGTGCCCTGTTTGGCGCATTGTGGCAGGTGCGGGCGCTGTTCTACGGCGTGATCGGGTTGTTGGTCTATATCGCCGCTCTGGTGGTGGCCGACCGCTACGTGGACGTCAGTTTTATCCATTGGCTGCTGTGGCCGGTGTGTGTGTTGGTGGTGCTGGGGTTGTACCTGGTGCTGCTGATGATCATGCGGCAGACCTGGAGGGCCAGCCGCACAGGTTTTGTCGTGCGACTGGTGGCGGCGGTCGTGGTGTATGGCGTGGCCGGGCTGGTGATCGATCATGGCCGCGACGGCTGGCTGCTGGCGTTTCCTATCGCGTCGTTTGTGGCATTGATTCTTTTCGGCAAGGTCGGCGAGGGCTCGGGGTCTGGGTCGAGCGGTGGCTCTGGTTCAAGCTCCAGCAGTTCCAGTTCCAGCAGCGGCTCGTCCGGTGGTGGTGGTTCCAGCGGTGGCGGCGGGGCTTCGGGGAGTTGGTAA